A region of Drosophila virilis strain 15010-1051.87 unplaced genomic scaffold, Dvir_AGI_RSII-ME tig00001240, whole genome shotgun sequence DNA encodes the following proteins:
- the LOC6623203 gene encoding AF4/FMR2 family member lilli-like — MSSSGASAAQYKLDANSNAIALIADAAALPPSPSALASPADRIEWSRATILGFIEDYRRQRVLWDPNTKGYHIKQTKYEALKLLSQKYGTEIRSIRSKIKSLRSSFHREHGKVLNGRSRGVHYQPMWFAYEAIRFILDGERDVDAAVLDAAVDGDVEPAAAAALLDSEAADKLALMHSLDLEQLTAAGKQQVEQQQHQHQHQQHHEEFAARVAAAVAAVAAAAAAANVREREHTMDADAAVSDANSNGCAANSGGSDATASSAAAAAAVSAAVTRSSSDLDGESYCNISAEDVKTEIIEHEPELGMLERQTSTPLSASYYKPTDLTYNPRKRKAQMDELDGGGDLTGGVGGVSIVGGVVGALTLTPIKSTTHSQQQQQQQQQQHQQMNHNQIAFHTLQQHFSHNLSHSSHNGNGHPQSQQQQQQQQQQQQTHSNNMAQKRDRDRDRDLSLSPTMSNHLSTNNHHSSTSLELHSLATTTTTASSGISSNAATPKISNNNNGTGSSNLSASHVDEYGVFGEYVAITIRKLKTSKSKIVVKHLINNLLYEAELGKYDQGMPASKEPPQLYKMQ, encoded by the exons ATGTCCAGCAGCGGCGCCAGCGCAGCGCAGTACAAACTCGACGCCAACTCCAATGCCATTGCATTGATTGCGGACGCCGCAGcgctgccgccgtcgccgtcggcgCTGGCATCGCCCGCGGACCGCATCGAGTGGTCGCGCGCAACGATCTTGGGCTTCATCGAGGATTATCGACGCCAGCGCGTGCTGTGGGACCCCAACACCAAAGGCTACCACATCAAGCAGACCAAATACGAGGCCTTGAAGCTGCTCAGCCAAAAATATGGCACGGAAATACGCTCGATACGCTCCAAAATCAAATCGCTGCGCTCCTCCTTCCATCGCGAGCACGGCAAGGTGCTCAACGGACGCAGCCGCGGCGTTCACTATCAGCCCATGTGGTTTGCATATGAGGCCATACGATTTATTTTGGATGGTGAACGCGACGTTGACGCCGCCGTCTTGGATGCCGCCGTTGACGGCGACGTTGAGccggctgcagcggcagcgctgCTGGACTCGGAAGCAGCTGATAAACTGGCGCTGATGCATAGCCTAGATCTAGAACAGCTGACAGCTGCTGGCAAGCAACAggttgagcagcagcagcaccagcaccagcaccagcagcatcaCGAAGAGTTCGCTGCTcgcgtcgctgccgctgttgctgctgtggcagccgctgcagcagcggccaACGTCAGGGAACGGGAACACACTATGGACGCCGATGCAGCGGTCTCCGATGCCAATTCCAATGGCTGTGCGGCcaacagcggcggcagcgacgcaacagcatcatcagcagcgGCCGCTGCAGCCGTCTCAGCTGCTGTG ACGCGTTCCTCTTCCGACTTGGATGGCGAGAGCTATTGCAATATCAGCGCCGAGGATGTGAAAACAGAAATT ATCGAGCACGAACCTGAGCTGGGCATGCTCGAGCGACAGACGAGCACGCCGCTCTCTGCGAGCTATTATAAGCCCACGGATCTGACATATAATCCGCGCAAGCGCAAGGCGCAGATGGATGAGCTGGATGGCGGCGGTGATCTCACTGGTGGCGTGGGCGGGGTTAGTATTGTCGGGGGCGTGGTCGGTGCGCTGACTTTGACGCCGATCAAGTCTACAACGcactcgcagcagcagcagcagcagcagcagcaacagcatcagcagatGAACCACAATCAGATCGCATTTCATACGCTCCAGCAACACTTTAGCCACAATCTcagccacagcagccacaacGGCAATGGGCACccacagtcgcagcagcagcagcaacaacagcaacagcaacaacaaacacattcCAATAACATGGCACAAAAACGTGATCGTGATCGTGATCGTGATCTCTCCCTCTCGCCAACAATGTCCAATCATCTAAGCACCAACAACCATCACTCGTCCACATCCTTGGAGCTGCACTCGctggcgacgacgacgacaacggcgAGCAGCGGCATCTCAAGCAACGCTGCCACGCCCAagatcagcaacaacaacaatggaacTGGGAGCAGCAATCTGAGTGCCAGCCATGTGGATGAGTACGGCGTGTTTGGTGAGTACGTGGCCATCACCATACGCAAGCTGAAGACATCCAAGTCGAAGATCGTGGTGAAGCACCTGATCAACAATCTGCTGTACGAGGCGGAGCTGGGCAAGTACGATCAGGGCATGCCGGCCTCCAAGGAGCCGCCGCAGCTCTACAAGATGCAATAG